The genomic DNA cggagatccaaccagtccatcctaaaggaaatcagtcctgaatattcattggaaggactgatgttgaagctgaaactccaatactttggccacctgatgcaaaaaaactgactcatttaaaaagacacaatattgtaaagtaaaaaaagaaaagaatagaaaagaccctgatgctgggaaagattgaaggcaggaggaaaaggggacaacagagaatgagttggttggatggcatcaccgactggatggacatgagtctgagtaaactctgggtattggtgatggacagggaggcctgtcgtgctgcagtccatggggtcgcagagagttggacacgactgagtgactgaactgaactgaactgaaccgtctAGTTGCTTTTTTACATATTCTCTGCTTGAAACTTCCCTTGTCTTAAATCTTTCCATGTTAATTTTGACATACAtatccagggaaatcttcccttAACCGTCCCCTCCTCAAAGTCTTCCAGTTTTCAGGCCTCCTCTCATATgcgtttctggtgtacagcactGAACTCCAATAGGTTATTATACAGCACCTCACTATTCCAAATAGTCTTGATGGCTCTCTTCCTGTTTTTACTCCCTGATATCTGAAGTCTGACATTTATTTGATGTCCCGTCAAAACACAGAAAGATGTTCAATAATGTGGAGTCAGTAAAGATGTTTTAATGCATTCAAATTGCAAATTAATGACGTGTTGctcttatatatgtgtatacatttattattttttaatataaatttatttattttaattgaaggttaattactttataatattgtattggttttgccatacatcaacatgcatccaccacagatgtacacgtgttccccatcctgaacccccctccctcctccctccccgtaccatccctttgggtcgtctcagtgcaccagccccaagcatccagtatcatgcatcgaacttggactggtgattcatttcacatatgatattatacatgtttccatgccattctcccaaatcatcccaccctcgccctctcccacagagtccaaaagactgttctatacatctgtgtctcctttgctgtcttgcatacagggttattgttagcatctttctaaattccatatatatgcgttagtatactgtattggtgtgtttctttctggcttgcttcactctgtataataggctccagtttcatccacctcattagaactgattcaaatgtattcttttttaaaaataaaaattacagtttAGACTCTATGAGGAGATTTGAAAAAAGCAGGCATATGATTGACCACATTGCAATCTATTTCAAAACTATGCTTTCTACTTTGGGAGGATTATATCAGATAAATGTCATCATTATATGCTTAGAGATAGCCACCGAAATGAAGACTAGAACTTAAGAATAAGGAGACGAAATGGTTATATACAATTAGCATGATATGAATCTTTAATTAACCcagataaaatttaatttcccattaccctggtggctcagtggtaaaagaatgtgcctgccaatgcaggagatctgagtttgatttatctcttggtcaggaagctcctctagaggaggaaatggcaatccactccagtatccttgactgagaaatccatgaacagaggagtctggtaggctacagtccttggggtcacaaagagctggacacaactgagagactaacactttacCTAACATTTAGAAGAGACttcactaaaaaataattttaaaaaataacaaaaacaaaagcactgaGAACAAGGCTGTCAAACATAAAGTATGGAAACTCTATCAAGGACAGAGTTATGGAAACATTTGGTTTTATAAATGTGAGagaatatataaatggaatatgtcTGAACAGATTTTACAACACAAATATGAACTATGTTAACTAAATTTGGGAAGCAGCTTCAAAGAAGAGGTGATAATTGAATGGTCCTTAAAAGTAAATAGTTTTccctttatgtatttttcttgtaGGGAAGTGTACTAGGAATGGCAAAGACAGtggaaaagaagcaaagcaaGTCATGTTTTTATTGACAAAGAGACCAGTGGGCATCCCTTATTGGTTGGGAGAGTTGAATGGAATCAGAATAATAAGACTATTCAGGGACACAATTATGAAGggtcacatatattttaaaatataattcatacCTTGTTTTtgatatacagcaaaatgatatcTATGTATAAATGTCAAAGTTTTGTGTTTTGGAAGTGGAGAAAGAGGACTGAGAGgaggagaccagaaaaataaagaacatgtGAACAgagcttttttgttcttttttctttctgatctagTCTGCTGTCTTTTCTTTCAGACTCTAAGTagtatttggaaattaataatTCTCAACATATATTCTTGAATGAGGGAATGAGTGAACTGAAATAGGCTCCTAAAGAAGCAGCATTTAGACATGAAAAGCcctgaaagtgaagctgctgagtcgtgcccaactctttgcgactccatggactgtagtccaccaggcctctcggtccatgggattttccaggccagaatatcggagtgggttgccgttcccttctccaggagatcttcctgacccaggggttgaacccaggtctcctacattgtaggcagatgcttaaccatctgagccaccaaggaagtcctttagACATAATCAAGACAAATGCTAAGGATAGGAGGTGCACAGTCTTGGCTATAGATCAGAGTGGGAGGTGTAGCCTAGACGTGTTTATCGATAAGTTGTTTATCTGTGTTTGTGAAAATGGTGATGGTGGGGGATGGGCTAGATTATAGTTTTTGATATTGTGCTTGTAATGGCCTCTATATAATGAACTCAAGTTTTAGAGTCTTGGCCTGTATAATTtggacaaaataaaatagaacagatTACATTACAACACAATAGCCCATGCAAGGTAAGTGATGTCAGGTAATCAGAGTAGTATTCTAGATGTATTTATTAGTCTACACCATCACGTAAAAGGTATTTATTTCTGTGATTTGTAGTCAAAAAATTTGAGTCTGAAAGCTAGTTGTCTAGAGAAGTGGCTTGGTCTGGGCAGTTCTATGAACAAAAAcattgtctctttttctctttcttttttttatttattcaaaaattacatttgtttttttaaatgcaaattattttcatctcttttgatCATGTAAATTCCTGCTTTAGAGGTAAAAATGTGCAATATTATAgcaaaaaaaatctggaaataatttGCTTCTTTAATGGAACTAATAAGATATAGTGATAGCATAATAATAAGATGTGGACTGAAGTCAGAAGCTCACACATTTGAAAAACAACTAATATTTAGACCAGCCTGCCGATTTTGTTTGGGATGCTTGTTTTGATCTCCTTTTCCTCATATGCAGAGTGAGCATAATGATATGATTTTAGGTTTAAAGTTTTGGTAAAACAAATGAAGTAAATAAACTCCTCATTGTAGCTTGCACACTTACCTATTTTCAGTATTTGCATTATTAACATAACTAAGAAGATAGTCTATAATTGATAGTGACCTTTTAGTGATAAATtattaaaggaaaacagaaaatgcagAACTATGTTTCTGCCTGCCCTGGGATAATATGGAGTTCTGTCTGCACAGGTACAATGACAGATACATCAAAGACAAGTACCACAGTAGAATATTTCCTTTATGCGATTAATGCTAACAGTttctcaataaaagaaaaatagctatggacttccagtggttaagactttgcctttcagtgcaggggtaTGGGtccccagatggcactagtggtaaggaatctgcttgccaatgcagaagactcaagagaagcgggttctgtccctgggttgggaagatcccccggaggagggaatagcaaccccctccagtattctcgctgggagaatcacatggatagaggagactggcaagctgCACACAGTCCACtggatcacaaagattcagacatgactgagagtctgAGCAATAACTggataaaacaaaatagaacagaTTAATTAATTAAGATATCACTTGACTGAAGgccaaaaaacagacaaataaaccaacaaacataaaacagaagcaatactgtaatgaATTCACCAAAGACTTTAAAGAACGGCTGAACATTTTAATAAGTCAGATTAAAGTTGCAGATAGCTTAATGTTCAGGAACTTTCAACAGAAACCAGACTGTTCCACAGCTCTCTTCTTTGTATAAATAATGAATCCGAGACAGGAGAGCTATGCCTTTCCCACGTTTATCTGTTTCTACTCTCTATCCCATTCCCAGAATCCCTGTATGCTAACTACATGTTAGCATTAAATCTCCTTACAAGATATCAAAGCATAAAAGTACCACTTATATAATGGTAACTTGAATTTAACTCTTGTTTTCTACTTCCTCATGCAGACCTCTGGAAGAGATATGTCACAGATCAACTGCACTCAGGTAAAGGAGTTTATTCTTGTGGGCCTCACGGATCAAGAGGAGTTGCAGATGCCCCTCTTTGTCCTGTTCTTATCCATCTGCCTCTTCACAGTAGCAGGCAACCTGGGTCTGATCCTAGTCATCAGAAGAGATTCAAGACTCCACACGCCTATGTACTTCTTCCTTAGTAACCTGGCCTTTGTTGATTTCTGTTATGCTTCTGTCATTACACCCAAAATGCTTGGAAATTTCTTGTACAAGCAAAATGTTATCTCTTTCAACTCATGTGCTGCCCAGTTAGGCTGTTTCCTCACCTTCATGGTATCCGAGTTCTTGCTACTGGCTTCCATGGCCTATGATCGATACGTGGCTATTTGCAACCCCCTCCTCTATATGGCCTCAATGTCCCGAGGAATCTGTATTCAGCTCGTAGCTGTCCACTACAGCTATGGCTTTTTGATGGCACTGTTTCAGACCATCTTCACTTTTCGTCTCTCCTATTGCCACTCGAATACCATCAACCATTTCTACTGCGATGACATGCCTCTTCTCAGGCTCACTTGCTCAGATACACGTTCCAAACAGCTGTGGATTTTGGCCTGTGCTGGTGTTACTTTCATCTCCTCTGTTCTGATTGTCTTTATCTCCTACATGTTTATTATTTCTACTATCCTGAGAATGAGCTCAGCTGAGGGAAGACGCAAAGCCTTCTCCACATGCAGCTCCCACATGCTGGCAGTCACCATATTCTACGGGACCCTCATCTTTATGTACTTACAGCCAAGTTCTCAGCATTCTCTTGACACAGATAAGATGGCCTCTGTCTTCTATACAGTGATCATTCCCATGTTGAACCCTTTAATCTACAGCCTCAGAAATAAGGATGTTAAAAATTCCCTGAAAAAAATCATCACAGATAAAAACCAGGCTTCTGTGttcacaacatttaaaaatgattcgatggtgggatgatttgggagaatggcattgaaacatgtataatatcatatatgaaacaaatcgccagtccaggttcgatgcatgatactggatgcttggggctggtgcactgggacaacccagagggatggtatggggagggaggagagaggggggttcagtatggggaacacgtgtatacctgtggcggattcatgttgatgtatggcaaaaccaatacaatactgtaaagtaaaaaaaaaaaaattgattcaaaTAAATCACTGTGGGCTTTCatggtgcatttttttttttttttagttgactaTGAAAAACTAGTCAAATGACTTGACCTTATTTGGTGTTCAATAAAAATTTCTTCAAactaaaataaattctttctctgaattctttGTAATTAAACTTGACTTAGAATCATAATTTATATGTAGAAAGTATCATAGGAACTTACATGCCATCTCTcaaattttatatatgcatatatatatttagacataaaagtatatttatatatttataataattcatttaatGTGATATTAACATAACTAGGTATAAGCCAAAGGTAGACAAAACTGAGTCCCTTTAATACCCAGTTTAAAATTATAAGAATGCTTTAATAATGTATGTTAGAGTGCTTTTGTAATATATTCCCAATTAAATGCTAAGAGACAACTGTAAATCAGTGATTTCAATCTGAATAGATTTTTCTCCTAGGGgctatttggcaatgtctggaaatATTATTGATTTTCACCATGACAAGGTGGTGTAAACGAATATCCTTGCTATGTAGACAGTCAAGGGTGTGGgtgtgtttgttagtcactcagtcgtgtctgactctttgtggccccgtgggccataacctgccaggcttctccgtccatgggattctccaggcaagaatattggagtggattgccatctccctctccaagGCTGTAGATGCTGCTACATAAACTGCAGTGGGCATGAAAAATTCGTCACACACAAAACAGTTATATAGTCCTAGACACTAAGTTTCAATGCTGAGAAAGTCTGCCCTCAGAAATTGTTTTCCAAGAATTGCAGACTTCATCCTGGTCAGACTGGGGAATGGTGTTACTAAAGCTTCCTACGTTCTTGGccactcgtgtctgactccctgtggccccatggacggtagcccatcgtgttcctctgtccatggaattttccaggcaagaatactggagtgggttaccatttcctcctcttgtgtcttctgccttagcaggcagattctttacctctagccaCTTGAAAAGTCTCCTATAGACTTGCtgattttccctttattttttttccatcaagGGCCATTAAATCCCCAGCTGAATTATGCTTTTCTGTTCACATCTGTCACTCTCTATTTCATAAATCTTGAGGTGACTGTGTCACTTGTTCATGAATTTATAATTGCTAAATTTACTgtgtttttctgttattattattaaaaacccATCTTTGTttgctaactgctaagtcacttcagtcgtgtccaactctgtgcaaccccatagagggcagcccaccaggctccactgtccctgggattctacaggcaagaacactggagtgggttgccatttccttctccaatgcatgaaagtgaaaagtaaaagtgaagtcgttcagttgtgtgtgactctcagggaccccatggactgcagcctaccaggctcctctgtccatgggattttccaggcaagagtactggagtggggtgccatctttGTTTACTGTAGTCCTATTTTTCTATGACTTTAACATACAATTTCAACTCTCTTATAGTTACTATTTGCATGTaatcattttttatcattttaccttaaaaaatatatgtataattttatttttggctatactggttcttcattgctgtgagctGGTTTTCTCTAGCTTTGGTGAGTGGTACTACTCTCTAGCTACAGTATCCAGGCTTCTCACTATGGTGAGTTCTCTTGGTACAGAGTTCTGGCTCTTGAGCGCGGTCTCAGTGCTGGCTCTTGAGCGCGGTCTCAGTGCTGCAATGCACAGACATAGTAGCCttgaggcatatggaatcttcccggaccagcgattgaacccatgtcctctgcattggcagcggCAAAAACAGAGTGAAAATTGTGTCTCTTttacatcactgactcgatgaacgtgaatctgagtgaactccgggagttggtgatggacagggaggcctggcgtgctgcaattcatggggttgcaaagagtgggacacgactgagcgactgaactgaactgaactgaactagacagCCAGTAGTTggattttgccttttttaagTAACTAAATATATATGCCTTTTGATTGGTGTAATTAGTACCTTTCTACTTAATGATATCTGGAGGGCTTGTTAGAACACGTATTGCTGGATCAAACTTCCAGAGTTTAAGAGTCAGTAGCTCTGATAcagagcatgaaaaaaaaaaaaaaaaaaaagcattttcaacAGCTACTTATAGTTTCCAAGTGTTGAATGAGGTTACTGAGAGGATGTGACATTTGGCTGACTCTTGAGCTGCACCTGGACAATCAGCAGGTCCTCACTACCGATCCCTGCCTCCATGCCTTTGGAGTGCACTTTTCTGCCTGTTGCTTCCACGGCAGGAGCCTTTGTCAAGGTTGCAGCCTGGACAGCCTAAGGTGTTGAAACCATCTGGATGGTaggcgtgctgctgctgctgctgagttgcttcagccttgtccaactctgagcgaccccatagacggcagcccaccaggctccaccatccctgggattctccaggcgagaacactggagtgggttaccatttccttctccaatgcaggaaagtgaaaagtgaaagtgaagttgctcagttgttgtccaactcttagtgatcccatggactgcagcccaccaggctcctctgtccatgggattttccaggcaagagtactggagtggggtgccgttgtcTTCTCCATGGTAGGCGTGAGTGAACCCGTAAGTCTATTATGTGAACTTTTAGGCGTCCAGGGGGCTTTGCAGAGATTTACTCATCTTATAGCCACCCAAGCCAAGACTCATAGGTATATTCCCTTGCTATTTAAAGTTGCCACTGACCAATATGGGATGATCTGcttcttcctttgtttccccacccTTCATGTATGCTTGTCTAGTTTCAGATCTCACCTGGGAAACTCTCATGTTTGCAAACCAATACCAAGTTGTCTTGATGTTGCTTGTCCAGGGCTCTGCTTTGATAGCCCTTGCCTCAAATGATCTCTTTATCGTATCTATATTCAGCTTCTGGTGGCTTTTCTTGCTTAAGAGTAAGTACCTACATTTCTTTATTGGAGAACTGCATCAGGTTTCCTGAAGCTGTTATGCTTGTGGGCCAGGTAAGACAGAAGCAACTGGAAATTTACATCCCACAGGGACTACCCCTTAGCAATGATTTATATGAGCACAGGAGTATACAGGTGGCCCTTGGACACTGCAAGTTTGAATTGCACAGGTCTACCTACACATGAATAATTGTCCATTAGTAAATATTATAGTACTACAAGGTCTCTGATTGTTTGAATCCAATGATGGGGGGAGGAATCATTGATACAGTAGGCTAATGATAAGTTATACACAGATTAATCCATACATTTATGGGTTATGGGTTGTTCAGTGTCAGCTGTTTATAGTCAAGCTCTTTTGCCCACTCAGATCAATTTAAGCTACCTCTCTCCAGAACTCTTCCATGGAATCTAACCAAAATTCCTATCATGGGGACTTTGATACTATATCCTTGCTTGGCTTACTTTTTTACTAGGTGCCACTCCCATTCAATCCAATAGCTATTCATGGGAAAAATTCTTAACAAGTCACATTTACACCAATCATTGATTCAGTGTCTCATTTTGGGGGAACCCAAATTAAGATGGTATTATAATTTTTTGCAATATATTATTTGTGtaattttccagaaagaaaagtcCTCATGATAgtcatatatcagttcagtcactcagtcatgtctgactctttgcgaccccatgaattgcagcacgccaggcctccctgtccatcaccaactcccagagttcactcagactcatgtccattgagtcactgatgccatccagccatctcatcctctatcgtccccttctcctcctgccccaaatccctcccagcatcagagtcttttccaatgagtcaactctttgcatgagctggccaaagtactggagtttcagctttagtatcattccttccaaagaaatcccagggttgatctccttcagaatggactggttggatctccttgcagtccaagggactctcaagagtgttctccaacaccacagttcaaaagcatcaattctttggcactcagccttcttcacagtccaactctcacatccatacatgaccacaggaaaaaccatagccttgactagatggaccttagtcggcaaagtaatgtctctgcttttgaatatgctatctaggttggtcataacttttcttccaaggagtaagcgtcttttaatttcatggctgcagtcactatctacagtgattttggagccccccaaaaatgaagtctgacactgtttccactgtttccccatctatttgccatgaagtgatgggaccagatgccatattgaATCATTAAAATTGTTTAACGTTCATCAACTTTTCTCAGCCTACTTAATAGGAAGTGCTTCTAGCACCTCTTCTTATCACAAAAAGGGCtcagaaatttgaaaacaaacctttgaaaaagtaaaagtctGAAGAATTATTTAGGCTATGTTGTCAAATCTAGTTTGCTCTTAGCCATGAAATTCTGGGTCCTTTCTCTTCTGGggccttccctagtagctcagatggtaaagaatttgtctggaatacaggagacacaggttcaatccctgggtcaggaagatgccttggagaagggaatggcaacccactttaatattcttgtctggagaatcccatggatagaggagcttggtaggctatagtcaatggggtctcaaagagtcagacatgactgactgccttcattttctttcttttcttctggaaaaaGAAAGCTAATTGAATGGATGTGAATATCAGGAGGCATGAATTTGACTCCTGATAGAACCACTAACTTTATTTCCTGTTTAAGATGTGAGCTTTCTCATTGGTAGATGATTGGGTTGTGTTAgatacatgattttattttttgtagaattgTTTTGGTTagagtttttttaatgttattaataataatatcaatgtgtgcatgggtgctaagtcaagtctgaccctttgcgaccctgtggactgtaacccaccaggttcctctgtccttgggattctcaagccaagaatactggagtgggttgtcatgccctcctccaggggatcctccccacacagagatcaaacctgcatctctacatctcctgcattggcaggtgggttctttaccactagcaccacctgggaagctccaataaACAATAATAACTAAAATTAGTCTGGGGGAGTGGGGTGGTAGAACCAAAGCTCTGACCATTTGTTCCTCTTAACACGTTTTCCAGCTATATTCCTTCTGGCCACTTAGAAACAACTTGAGTCAGTGCCACAAGACCAAGTTGCTTTCATAGCACTCTCTGAAAGCTGTGAGACTAAAAATGGTTTATGGTCCCATGCTGCTTGGTAGTTCTTTGAGTTCCAATCTTTTCATAAGCATCATAGGAATTCTATTTTGACAAGGGACATCTCTCACAAGTGCTATTTCTGAGCTGTCCTAGATTTCCCCCagtggtggcttagacggtaaagcatctgtctacaatgcaggagacccgagttcgatccctgggttgggaagatcccctggagaaggaaatggcaatccactccaggactattgcctggaaaatcccatggacagaggagcctggtaggctacagtccatggggtcgcaaagagttggacaagactgagtgacttcacttcacttcacaatatTAATGTCCAGCTATTCTTccaattataaatttttttcaatgtaGTCTCATTCATGAGGGTGTAAATTCTACCAGGACTTCTACCCGTCTGAAAATGGCAAAAcctgaatttgaaaaagaagctttaatttttttttctcttgtttgttgGTCTTTGGCCACATGgcttgtgagattttagttccctgaacaaggaTTGAATTCAAGTGCTCAGCAGTGAGAAgccagagccctaaccactggatcaccagggaatatCTAAGAAAGCTTATCTCTTGAAAATTTTGAGCTCTAGGTAACTAGCATTGCTTGGAAAACAGTTGTGATTTTCAAACTGTTAAGTATAACTTTTCTTTAGTAATGCTGTTAAGGAAAACATGAAATTGCTGTGTGGGtctgatttaaaatgtgttattgaAATGAGGTTAATTTTATTGATGTGTTTGGGGATTCAAGGTTTCAATGATCATCATTTGTCATAATTTTTGTCATAATCTATTCCACAAGTTTCTAAATAACTGTAGTAATACATTTGCTTTATTTACAGAGGTTCAATCCCCAAGTACTCACAGATGTCTCTTGTGACAACTCAGAAAGGAATGAGAGATAAATGAGTCCCAGTGGTACTTTCTCATGGAGATGGCATGAAATCTTTCTTCAGGTTCTCCCAGGCTTTCAAATGAAGATcttgggagaggaaaaaaaaaaaaaaaactcacaaatcTCCCAAACTCTCTCTCTACAAGGGAAAATCCCATTGTTAAGGACTATTTTCCAGGGAACAGCTACCAGGAGCACGGTCTAAATTGCATGTTTTTTTGTAAAGCTCCTGCCTCAACAGCATGCTTATCTCATTTGCAAGCTTATTTGTCAAGTTTTTCTTCAGCAGTGAAAAACCTGGCCCCACTACTTACAAGCCATTTAATTACTTGTTCAACACCAATATACATGTACATCCTTTCAGAACTAACTTGGACCactgtgagaaacagatttataaGCCAGAATGCAAAGTTTATATTCAGTTCCTTTTGTCTGTAATTTTACAATGACTAATCAAAGAACCATTTTCCAAAGTTACTCATAACAATAAATCTCCCATCTTAAGTGTGATTATGTCATACATTCATAATACAGTTAAATACATTTGTATGCAATTTTTTCCTGGCATTGTCTGACAATCTCACTAACTTTtctattcatgtgtgtgtgtatatatatatatatatatatatatacacacacacaaaatttagtCTTTGCAATATGCAGTTCTATGAATTTATGGTAATTGCAGAGAGTTAAACAATAACCCCCTTGGTAACATGCAGAACAGTTCCTTCACCTTAAAAATTCCCTTAATGTATCTCCTAGTCAAATACTCTCCCCTCCCCAAAACTTTGATCAACTCAACTGAACTCTTTCTCCTAAAgtttaataaatggaaagataaaccTTTCCCGGGGAAGAGCCCTTgatgacatatgtatatgtatatatatataaaaccaatgctgaaatagctttttaaaaactcaatccTAACAAGTTGTGGTTAATAACTCCTTTTTATGGTCACTTGAATTCAACTAATGTATTTCATGCAGGGATTTATACAAAAGATTTCTACTTAGTTAATTTTCCAACATCCCTATACCAAGTAGAAGTCAAGCCATTTTACAGTTAaacataaatgagatcagaaCATTTTTCCAACTGCATTGACCATgtttgtcatttaaaataaaatatgtaatttactAAGCATAATTCATGTTAATTCATATAATCCTGATCGATGCTGACAAATCATGATCATGTCAAGCTGTGAAATGCAAGGATTTGCTACTTTTCCTGTTCACTGAACCACGTGTGTTAATGCATTATGTACGAACAGTGT from Budorcas taxicolor isolate Tak-1 chromosome 15, Takin1.1, whole genome shotgun sequence includes the following:
- the LOC128059966 gene encoding olfactory receptor 8U8, producing MSQINCTQVKEFILVGLTDQEELQMPLFVLFLSICLFTVAGNLGLILVIRRDSRLHTPMYFFLSNLAFVDFCYASVITPKMLGNFLYKQNVISFNSCAAQLGCFLTFMVSEFLLLASMAYDRYVAICNPLLYMASMSRGICIQLVAVHYSYGFLMALFQTIFTFRLSYCHSNTINHFYCDDMPLLRLTCSDTRSKQLWILACAGVTFISSVLIVFISYMFIISTILRMSSAEGRRKAFSTCSSHMLAVTIFYGTLIFMYLQPSSQHSLDTDKMASVFYTVIIPMLNPLIYSLRNKDVKNSLKKIITDKNQASGH